Proteins found in one Nostoc sp. NIES-3756 genomic segment:
- the lipB gene encoding lipoyl(octanoyl) transferase LipB — MIRSKKSPVNSCVVYNKGLMPYMEAHAWQRSLLRDRIDNPNLDDVLILLEHPPVYTLGQGSSLDFLKFDPNQSEFEIHRIERGGEVTYHCPGQLVGYPILNLHRHCKDLHWYLRQLEEVIIRVLAVYGLKGDRTPPLTGVWLEGRKVAAIGIKVSRWVTMHGFALNVCPDMTGFERIVPCGIADKPVGSLAQWIPEITTQEVRVHVIQAFAEVFGVEMVVSH; from the coding sequence ATGATCCGTAGTAAGAAATCCCCGGTAAACAGTTGTGTGGTATATAACAAAGGATTGATGCCATACATGGAGGCTCACGCATGGCAGCGATCGCTATTGCGCGATCGCATCGATAACCCTAACCTAGATGATGTACTCATCCTCTTGGAACACCCTCCGGTCTATACTTTAGGGCAGGGTAGCAGCTTGGACTTTCTCAAATTTGACCCTAACCAAAGTGAGTTTGAGATACACAGAATCGAACGTGGTGGTGAAGTTACTTACCACTGTCCTGGTCAATTGGTGGGGTATCCGATTTTAAATCTGCATCGCCATTGCAAAGATTTACATTGGTATTTACGGCAATTGGAAGAAGTAATAATTCGCGTACTTGCAGTTTACGGGTTAAAAGGCGATCGCACACCACCTCTAACTGGAGTTTGGTTGGAAGGGCGAAAAGTTGCAGCCATCGGGATTAAAGTTAGCCGTTGGGTTACTATGCACGGCTTCGCTTTAAATGTTTGTCCTGATATGACAGGGTTTGAGCGAATTGTACCCTGTGGAATTGCCGATAAGCCTGTAGGTAGTTTAGCCCAATGGATACCAGAAATTACCACTCAAGAAGTACGAGTTCATGTAATCCAAGCCTTTGCAGAGGTATTTGGAGTAGAAATGGTTGTTAGTCATTAG